One region of Macadamia integrifolia cultivar HAES 741 chromosome 11, SCU_Mint_v3, whole genome shotgun sequence genomic DNA includes:
- the LOC122094201 gene encoding glucan endo-1,3-beta-glucosidase 1-like isoform X2 — MADSKVTPVVITLLLLLVTLLAVAVELKQSLDEEPFVGLNIGTDVSNLLSPADLVSFLQLEKITHIRLYDADTNILLALARTKIRVIVGVPNDELLAIGSSNTTAAAWIKRNVVAFYPETLITGVAVGDEVLTTIPSSAPLLLPAIQSLYNALVASNLHNKIKISTPHAASVILDPFPPSQAFFNQSLTSVMLPLLQFLSKIGSPLMMNLYPYYVFMENKGVVPLDSSLFKPLAPSREMVDPNTLLHYTNVLDSMIDGVYFSMKNLNITDVEVLVSETGWPSKGDSKEPYATIDNADTYNSNLIKHVFDRGGTPLHPEVTSSMYLYELFNEDLRAPPLSEANWGLFYGNGSAVYLLHVSGSGTFLANDTTNQTYCVAMDSVDSKTLQAALDWACGPGRANCSEIQPGEDCFDPNNVKSHASYAFDSYYQSQGKSSGSCNFKGVAMITTTDPSHGSCIFPGSKRVSNKTKAVNSTNSPDTSAAEMLRWSFIRRDERLLTYVLGLLIPLLFIIFFIYEDTTTATMIKR, encoded by the exons ATGGCGGATTCTAAGGTTACCCCAGTTGTTATCACACTCCTACTACTTCTGGTTACTCTTTTGGCAGTAGCAG TAGAGTTGAAGCAAAGCTTGGATGAGGAGCCTTTTGTGGGATTAAACATCGGAACTGATGTCTCTAATTTGTTATCGCCAGCGGACCTTGTTTCGTTTCTTCAATTGGAGAAAATCACCCACATCCGCCTCTACGACGCCGACACTAATATCCTCCTAGCCCTTGCTCGCACCAAGATCCGTGTCATTGTTGGTGTACCCAATGACGAGTTGCTTGCCATCGGTTCATCCAACACCACCGCCGCTGCCTGGATCAAACGCAATGTCGTAGCCTTCTACCCGGAAACTTTAATCACCGGGGTCGCCGTCGGCGACGAGGTCTTAACCACTATCCCATCCTCAGCTCCTCTTTTGCTCCCTGCGATTCAGTCCCTCTACAATGCCCTAGTGGCCTCCAACCTCCACAACAAGATCAAGATTTCGACCCCCCATGCCGCATCCGTTATACTCGACCCATTTCCCCCATCTCAGGCCTTCTTCAACCAATCCCTCACCTCGGTGATGCTACCCCTGCTTCAATTCCTGTCGAAAATTGGTTCTCCACTGATGATGAATCTGTATCCGTACTACGTGTTTATGGAGAACAAAGGGGTGGTGCCCCTGGACAGTTCTTTGTTCAAGCCCTTGGCGCCGTCCAGGGAGATGGTCGACCCCAATACCCTGCTTCACTACACCAATGTGCTGGACTCCATGATCGACGGGGTGTACTTCTCCATGAAGAACCTGAACATCACGGATGTGGAGGTTCTGGTGTCGGAGACTGGGTGGCCGTCGAAGGGGGATTCCAAGGAGCCGTACGCCACCATCGACAATGCAGACACCTATAATTCGAATCTGATAAAGCATGTGTTCGACCGCGGTGGGACGCCTCTGCACCCAGAAGTAACCTCGAGCATGTACCTATACGAACTGTTCAACGAGGACCTGAGAGCGCCTCCGCTGTCGGAGGCGAATTGGGGGTTGTTCTATGGTAATGGGTCGGCGGTGTATCTGCTGCACGTTTCGGGAAGCGGAACCTTCTTGGCTAATGATACGACAAACCAGACATACTGTGTGGCGATGGATAGTGTGGACTCGAAGACGTTGCAGGCGGCTTTGGATTGGGCGTGTGGTCCTGGGAGGGCTAATTGCTCTGAGATACAGCCTGGGGAGGACTGTTTCGACCCCAACAATGTGAAGAGCCACGCTTCCTATGCCTTCGATAGCTACTACCAGAGTCAGGGGAAGTCTTCGGGGTCTTGCAATTTCAAGGGCGTCGCCATGATCACCACCACTGACCCAA GTCATGGGAGCTGTATTTTTCCTGGAAG TAAGAGGGTGAGCAACAAGACAAAAGCTGTAAACAGCACGAATTCGCCGGACACAAGTGCTGCAGAGATGTTGAGATGGTCTTTCATCAGAAGGGATGAGAGGTTACTAACTTATGTGTTGGGTTTGTTGATTCCCTTGTTatttatcatcttcttcatctacgAGGACACCACCACAGCCACCATGATCAAGAGGTGA
- the LOC122094201 gene encoding glucan endo-1,3-beta-glucosidase 1-like isoform X1, producing MADSKVTPVVITLLLLLVTLLAVAGEAVELKQSLDEEPFVGLNIGTDVSNLLSPADLVSFLQLEKITHIRLYDADTNILLALARTKIRVIVGVPNDELLAIGSSNTTAAAWIKRNVVAFYPETLITGVAVGDEVLTTIPSSAPLLLPAIQSLYNALVASNLHNKIKISTPHAASVILDPFPPSQAFFNQSLTSVMLPLLQFLSKIGSPLMMNLYPYYVFMENKGVVPLDSSLFKPLAPSREMVDPNTLLHYTNVLDSMIDGVYFSMKNLNITDVEVLVSETGWPSKGDSKEPYATIDNADTYNSNLIKHVFDRGGTPLHPEVTSSMYLYELFNEDLRAPPLSEANWGLFYGNGSAVYLLHVSGSGTFLANDTTNQTYCVAMDSVDSKTLQAALDWACGPGRANCSEIQPGEDCFDPNNVKSHASYAFDSYYQSQGKSSGSCNFKGVAMITTTDPSHGSCIFPGSKRVSNKTKAVNSTNSPDTSAAEMLRWSFIRRDERLLTYVLGLLIPLLFIIFFIYEDTTTATMIKR from the exons ATGGCGGATTCTAAGGTTACCCCAGTTGTTATCACACTCCTACTACTTCTGGTTACTCTTTTGGCAGTAGCAG GAGAAGCAGTAGAGTTGAAGCAAAGCTTGGATGAGGAGCCTTTTGTGGGATTAAACATCGGAACTGATGTCTCTAATTTGTTATCGCCAGCGGACCTTGTTTCGTTTCTTCAATTGGAGAAAATCACCCACATCCGCCTCTACGACGCCGACACTAATATCCTCCTAGCCCTTGCTCGCACCAAGATCCGTGTCATTGTTGGTGTACCCAATGACGAGTTGCTTGCCATCGGTTCATCCAACACCACCGCCGCTGCCTGGATCAAACGCAATGTCGTAGCCTTCTACCCGGAAACTTTAATCACCGGGGTCGCCGTCGGCGACGAGGTCTTAACCACTATCCCATCCTCAGCTCCTCTTTTGCTCCCTGCGATTCAGTCCCTCTACAATGCCCTAGTGGCCTCCAACCTCCACAACAAGATCAAGATTTCGACCCCCCATGCCGCATCCGTTATACTCGACCCATTTCCCCCATCTCAGGCCTTCTTCAACCAATCCCTCACCTCGGTGATGCTACCCCTGCTTCAATTCCTGTCGAAAATTGGTTCTCCACTGATGATGAATCTGTATCCGTACTACGTGTTTATGGAGAACAAAGGGGTGGTGCCCCTGGACAGTTCTTTGTTCAAGCCCTTGGCGCCGTCCAGGGAGATGGTCGACCCCAATACCCTGCTTCACTACACCAATGTGCTGGACTCCATGATCGACGGGGTGTACTTCTCCATGAAGAACCTGAACATCACGGATGTGGAGGTTCTGGTGTCGGAGACTGGGTGGCCGTCGAAGGGGGATTCCAAGGAGCCGTACGCCACCATCGACAATGCAGACACCTATAATTCGAATCTGATAAAGCATGTGTTCGACCGCGGTGGGACGCCTCTGCACCCAGAAGTAACCTCGAGCATGTACCTATACGAACTGTTCAACGAGGACCTGAGAGCGCCTCCGCTGTCGGAGGCGAATTGGGGGTTGTTCTATGGTAATGGGTCGGCGGTGTATCTGCTGCACGTTTCGGGAAGCGGAACCTTCTTGGCTAATGATACGACAAACCAGACATACTGTGTGGCGATGGATAGTGTGGACTCGAAGACGTTGCAGGCGGCTTTGGATTGGGCGTGTGGTCCTGGGAGGGCTAATTGCTCTGAGATACAGCCTGGGGAGGACTGTTTCGACCCCAACAATGTGAAGAGCCACGCTTCCTATGCCTTCGATAGCTACTACCAGAGTCAGGGGAAGTCTTCGGGGTCTTGCAATTTCAAGGGCGTCGCCATGATCACCACCACTGACCCAA GTCATGGGAGCTGTATTTTTCCTGGAAG TAAGAGGGTGAGCAACAAGACAAAAGCTGTAAACAGCACGAATTCGCCGGACACAAGTGCTGCAGAGATGTTGAGATGGTCTTTCATCAGAAGGGATGAGAGGTTACTAACTTATGTGTTGGGTTTGTTGATTCCCTTGTTatttatcatcttcttcatctacgAGGACACCACCACAGCCACCATGATCAAGAGGTGA
- the LOC122093170 gene encoding uncharacterized protein LOC122093170: MICSRHSCTSQFSRIGEPKKRFPVAFYLVSSKREKVCFSSLTMSWACSKCTFLNPPSNSLSCQICLSSNPSPSSPSPSPLTRSCKACTFSNAIGNTSCEMCSTRPKASFLSRLEGLDSLESDDELGSSVGSVFLPLQSCKRKNQDTVEVGDSSSEMGKFRGAKSSKQAEIVIADMNQDDCVSTLKVLSYNVWFREDLEMHKRMKALGDLIQQHSPDLICFQEVTPNIYDIFQHASWWKVYTCSVPSEMANTRPYFCMQLIKLPVKSFSCKPFRNSIMGRELCVAEIEDVMGKPLVLATSHLESPCPGPPKWDQMFSKERVTQAKEALDLLKDAPNVIFGGDMNWDDKLDGEFPLPEGWVDAWVELRPRENGWTYDTKSNQMLSGNRTLQKRLDRFVCKLRDFKTSAVDMIGMEAIPGLTYCKEKKVRKELQKLVLPVLPSDHYGLLLTFSNQ, translated from the exons ATGATATGTAGCCGCCATTCGTGCACTTCCCAGTTCTCAAGAATAGGCGAGCCGAAAAAGCG GTTTCCTGTAGCTTTCTACTTGGTTTCTTCGAAAAGAGAAAAAGTTTGCTTCTCCTCTCTCACCATGTCTTGGGCTTGCTCAAAGTGTACTTTCCTCAATCCTCCATCGAATAGTTTGTCTTGCCAAATCTGTTTGTCGTCTAATCCGTCACCCTCCTCGCCCTCTCCTTCACCATTAACACGGTCTTGCAAGGCGTGTACTTTCTCTAACGCAATAGGCAATACTAGCTGTGAAATGTGCAGTACCAGACCAAAGGCTTCTTTTCTATCGAGATTAGAGGGTTTGGATTCTTTAGAATCAGATGATGAATTGGGTTCCTCGGTGGGTTCTGTTTTCTTGCCCTTGCAGTCCTGTAAGAGGAAGAATCAGGACACAGTTGAGGTTGGTGATAGCTCTAGTGAAATGGGTAAGTTCCGAGGAGCGAAATCGTCGAAGCAAGCAGAAATCGTCATAG CGGACATGAACCAGGATGATTGTGTTAGTACCTTAAAAGTTTTGAGTTATAATGTTTGGTTCCGAGAAGACCTGGAGATGCATAAGAGGATGAAAGCACTAGGGGATCTCATTCAGCAGCATTCCCCAGACCTCATCTGTTTCCag GAGGTCACACCCAATATCTATGACATTTTTCAGCATGCAAGCTGGTGGAAAGTATACACTTGTTCAGTCCCAAGTGAGATGGCAAACACAAGACCATATTTCTGCATGCAG TTAATTAAGCTACCTGTAAAATCCTTCAGCTGTAAACCCTTCAGAAACTCTATAATGGGTAGAGAACTTTGTGTGGCTGAGATTGAAGATGTGATGGGAAAGCCCTTGGTTCTTGCCACTAGTCACCTTGAGAGTCCCTGCCCTGGGCCTCCTAAATGGGACCAGATGTTCAGCAAGGAGCGTGTAACTCAAGCAAAAGAGGCACTTGACCTTCTCAAGGATGCTCCTAATGTAATATTTGGTGGTGACATGAACTGGGATGACAAGTTGGATGGTGAATTTCCCTTACCTGAAGGGTGGGTGGATGCTTGGGTGGAGCTAAGGCCTAGGGAGAATGGATGGACATATGATACCAAGTCCAACCAGATGCTGTCTGGTAACAGGACACTGCAGAAGCGATTAGACCGATTTGTGTGCAAGTTACGTGATTTTAAAACAAGTGCAGTTGATATGATTGGGATGGAAGCTATACCAGGACTGACTTATTGTAAGGAGAAAAAAGTGAGGAAAGAATTGCAGAAATTGGTGCTCCCTGTTTTGCCTAGTGACCATTATGGCTTACTCTTAACATTCAGCAACCAGTAA